A single region of the Alteriqipengyuania flavescens genome encodes:
- a CDS encoding type II toxin-antitoxin system RatA family toxin: MPGIRETRRLPYSAQQMFDLVADVKRYPEFLPWVIATRVRSDSETDMVADMVVGFKAIREKFTSRVEKDRPKWLRVHYIDGPLRDLDNRWDFRDIGPGECEIDFCVDFAFRNPVFERLAGQYFDRAFRKLVGAFETRADQLYGSSSSSAQSVA; encoded by the coding sequence ATGCCCGGCATTCGCGAGACCCGCAGGCTGCCTTACAGCGCGCAGCAGATGTTCGACCTCGTGGCGGACGTGAAACGCTATCCCGAATTCCTGCCGTGGGTGATCGCCACCCGCGTGCGCTCCGACAGCGAGACCGATATGGTCGCCGACATGGTCGTGGGCTTCAAGGCGATCCGCGAGAAGTTCACCAGCCGGGTGGAAAAGGACCGGCCGAAATGGCTGCGCGTCCACTATATCGATGGGCCTTTGCGCGATCTCGATAATCGCTGGGATTTCCGCGACATCGGGCCGGGCGAGTGCGAAATCGACTTCTGCGTGGACTTCGCCTTCCGCAACCCCGTGTTCGAACGGCTGGCGGGCCAGTATTTCGACCGGGCCTTCCGCAAGCTGGTGGGCGCCTTCGAAACGCGCGCGGACCAGCTTTACGGCAGCAGCAGCTCCAGCGCACAAAGCGTCGCCTGA
- a CDS encoding CinA family protein, with amino-acid sequence MADDTLLPEDIVALARRVVEENAAAGRTVALAESCTGGLVAAALTEIAGSSAVLDRSFVTYSNEAKIAELDVSSDIIEAFGAVSIACVWAMAKGALAASEADVAVAISGIAGPGGGTEEKPVGTVVFAKAERDAEGDPMAERKQFGDTSRSEVRRQATLCALELLLP; translated from the coding sequence ATGGCTGACGACACGCTGCTGCCCGAAGACATCGTCGCGCTGGCCCGGCGCGTCGTGGAGGAGAATGCGGCTGCCGGCCGCACGGTCGCGCTGGCCGAAAGCTGCACCGGCGGCCTCGTCGCGGCGGCACTGACGGAAATCGCTGGCTCCTCCGCCGTGCTCGACCGCTCCTTCGTGACCTATTCGAACGAGGCCAAGATCGCCGAGCTCGATGTCAGCTCCGACATTATCGAGGCATTCGGCGCGGTGAGCATCGCTTGCGTCTGGGCGATGGCCAAGGGCGCCCTCGCGGCGAGCGAGGCAGACGTCGCCGTGGCGATCAGCGGGATTGCGGGACCGGGCGGCGGGACGGAAGAAAAGCCGGTCGGCACCGTCGTCTTCGCCAAGGCGGAGCGGGATGCCGAAGGCGACCCGATGGCCGAGCGCAAGCAGTTCGGCGATACCAGCCGCAGCGAGGTGCGCCGTCAGGCGACGCTTTGTGCGCTGGAGCTGCTGCTGCCGTAA
- a CDS encoding NAD(P)H-hydrate dehydratase: MLQRIDIDGEGVIGAPVLRAPGADGHKHDRGHVAVLSGPVFATGAARLSAMAALTTGAGLVTVYGRREALHEHAAHLTAVMLAEEATLLAGEGRRVDAVVIGPGHGGGEHTRELVLALLRRACPIVLDADALTAFEHQPDMLFDHCHDLAVLTPHAGEFARLFGEGGDAAMAAQRCGGTVLLKGPVTHIAAPDGRAARNTHASPWLATAGSGDVLAGMIAAFLGQGADPFEAACTAAWLHGDVGRRGGAGLTAERMIGLIPAALAARVAED, encoded by the coding sequence ATGCTGCAGCGGATCGACATCGACGGGGAAGGCGTGATCGGCGCGCCGGTGCTGCGCGCGCCGGGCGCAGATGGCCACAAGCACGACCGCGGCCATGTGGCGGTACTGAGCGGCCCGGTGTTTGCGACCGGCGCCGCGCGGCTGTCGGCCATGGCGGCGCTGACTACCGGGGCGGGGCTGGTGACGGTCTACGGTCGGCGCGAGGCGCTGCACGAGCACGCGGCTCACCTCACCGCGGTAATGCTGGCGGAAGAGGCAACATTGCTGGCGGGCGAGGGGCGCCGGGTCGATGCGGTCGTCATCGGGCCCGGCCACGGTGGCGGAGAGCATACGCGCGAGCTTGTCCTCGCCCTGCTGCGCCGCGCGTGCCCCATCGTGCTCGACGCCGACGCGCTGACCGCCTTCGAGCACCAGCCGGACATGTTGTTCGACCATTGCCATGACCTCGCCGTGCTGACCCCGCACGCGGGCGAATTTGCGCGGTTGTTCGGCGAAGGCGGCGATGCGGCCATGGCAGCGCAGCGTTGCGGGGGCACCGTGCTGCTCAAAGGGCCCGTCACGCACATCGCGGCGCCGGATGGGCGAGCGGCGCGAAACACCCATGCCTCCCCGTGGCTGGCGACTGCCGGATCGGGCGATGTGCTGGCGGGCATGATTGCCGCGTTTCTCGGTCAGGGCGCCGACCCGTTCGAGGCCGCCTGCACTGCGGCATGGCTGCATGGCGACGTGGGTCGGCGCGGCGGGGCCGGGCTGACGGCCGAGCGGATGATCGGGCTCATCCCTGCGGCGCTTGCCGCGCGCGTGGCTGAGGACTGA
- a CDS encoding bifunctional 2-C-methyl-D-erythritol 4-phosphate cytidylyltransferase/2-C-methyl-D-erythritol 2,4-cyclodiphosphate synthase, with product MPLPPFAAIIVAAGSGSRAGQALPKQFADYRGKPLVVHSAEALVDAGANPIVIAIPRGAELQAMTALGDFPQIRFVTGGATRQQSVYNALEELAEFEPSLVLIHDAARPDLPRDVIERLLNGLRQHHGAIPVLEVVDTLLQADGDLMGETAPRGTMRRVQTPQAFHFGSILGAHRGWPGEPVATDDAQVLRESGGDVVLVAGDERLKKVTFAEDFAEARVTQPSPAPAPAPASAPVRRAAEQPPVRFGTGYDVHRLERGESLVLCGVELDHTHGLAGHSDADVGIHAIVDALLGAIAAGDIGDHFPPSDPKWAGASSDRFLAHACDLVGNAGYRIANIDVTLVCEAPKIGPHRQAMRERLAAICDLDLDAVSVKATTSEGLGFTGRGEGIAAQASAAVVLG from the coding sequence ATGCCATTGCCGCCCTTTGCGGCCATCATTGTCGCTGCCGGCTCGGGCTCGCGCGCAGGACAGGCGCTGCCGAAGCAGTTTGCGGACTATCGCGGCAAGCCGCTGGTCGTCCATTCCGCCGAAGCGCTGGTCGATGCCGGGGCCAACCCGATCGTGATCGCCATTCCCAGGGGCGCGGAATTGCAGGCGATGACGGCGCTCGGCGATTTCCCGCAAATCCGCTTCGTGACCGGCGGCGCGACGCGCCAGCAGTCGGTCTACAACGCGCTGGAGGAGCTCGCCGAGTTCGAGCCTTCGCTGGTGCTGATCCACGATGCCGCCCGCCCAGATCTGCCGCGCGACGTGATCGAGCGGCTGCTCAATGGCCTGCGCCAACATCACGGCGCTATTCCCGTGCTGGAGGTCGTCGATACGCTGCTTCAGGCCGATGGCGACCTGATGGGCGAGACCGCGCCGCGCGGCACGATGCGGCGGGTGCAGACGCCGCAAGCGTTTCACTTCGGCTCCATCCTCGGCGCCCACCGCGGCTGGCCGGGCGAACCCGTGGCGACCGACGATGCGCAGGTGCTGCGCGAATCCGGGGGCGACGTGGTACTCGTCGCCGGCGACGAGCGGCTGAAGAAAGTCACGTTCGCGGAAGATTTTGCCGAAGCGCGGGTGACACAGCCCTCACCGGCCCCCGCACCTGCACCTGCTTCGGCACCTGTCCGGCGCGCGGCGGAGCAGCCACCAGTCCGCTTTGGCACCGGCTACGACGTCCACCGGCTGGAACGGGGTGAGAGCCTCGTCCTGTGCGGCGTGGAGCTGGATCACACCCACGGACTGGCCGGCCACAGCGACGCCGACGTCGGAATCCATGCCATCGTCGACGCACTGCTCGGCGCCATTGCGGCGGGCGATATCGGCGACCATTTCCCGCCCAGCGACCCGAAATGGGCCGGCGCATCGTCTGACCGATTCCTCGCCCACGCCTGCGACCTCGTCGGCAATGCGGGGTACAGGATTGCGAATATAGACGTCACCCTTGTCTGCGAGGCACCGAAGATCGGGCCGCACCGCCAGGCGATGCGGGAACGCCTCGCGGCGATTTGCGACCTCGATCTCGATGCCGTCAGCGTCAAGGCAACCACGTCCGAAGGATTGGGCTTCACCGGCCGCGGCGAAGGGATCGCCGCACAGGCCAGCGCCGCCGTGGTCCTCGGCTGA
- the trmFO gene encoding methylenetetrahydrofolate--tRNA-(uracil(54)-C(5))-methyltransferase (FADH(2)-oxidizing) TrmFO: MNHDIHIIGGGLAGSEAAWQLAQRGFKVRLSEMRGGGDTTAAHQGDGLAELVCSNSFRSDDDAKNAVGLLHHEMRRCDSIVMAAGEIARVPAGSAMAVDRDVFSAEVEKRLSQHPNVTVVRERVDALPDSGPTIVATGPLTAQALAESIVGATGSDRLAFFDAIAPIVHRDSIDMSKCWIQSRWNNRTDASNEDGDYINCPMTKEQYEAFVRGLVDGEKTEFREWEKDTPYFEGCMPIEVMAARGVETLRYGPMKGVGLDNPYDTTKEHPQGRWPYAVVQLRQDNKLGTLWNMVGFQTKLKYGAQVELFRTIPGLENAEFARLGGLHRNTFLNSPELLDRQLRLKSAPHIRFAGQVTGCEGYVESSAVGLLAGMMAAAELAGEDWQGPPRTSAMGALLSHITGDAEADTYQPMNVNFGLFPPLLDVKKKQRKEAYTDRAKADFGAWLAETSTVPA, from the coding sequence ATGAACCACGACATCCACATCATCGGCGGCGGCCTGGCCGGCAGCGAAGCGGCATGGCAGCTGGCGCAGCGCGGCTTCAAGGTGCGCCTGTCCGAAATGCGCGGGGGCGGCGACACCACCGCCGCGCACCAGGGCGACGGGCTGGCCGAGCTCGTATGCTCCAACAGCTTCCGCAGCGACGACGATGCGAAGAACGCGGTGGGCCTGCTCCACCACGAGATGCGGCGGTGCGATTCCATCGTCATGGCGGCCGGCGAGATCGCCCGCGTCCCCGCGGGCAGCGCCATGGCGGTGGACCGCGACGTCTTCTCCGCCGAAGTCGAGAAGCGCCTGTCGCAGCACCCCAATGTCACCGTGGTGCGCGAACGGGTGGACGCATTGCCCGACAGCGGCCCTACCATCGTCGCCACCGGGCCGCTCACCGCGCAGGCGCTGGCGGAAAGCATCGTCGGCGCGACCGGCAGCGACCGCCTTGCCTTTTTCGATGCCATCGCCCCCATCGTCCACCGCGACAGCATCGACATGTCGAAGTGCTGGATCCAGAGCCGCTGGAACAATCGTACCGACGCCAGCAACGAAGACGGCGACTACATCAACTGCCCGATGACGAAGGAGCAGTACGAGGCTTTCGTGCGAGGCCTGGTCGATGGCGAGAAGACCGAATTCCGCGAATGGGAAAAGGACACGCCCTATTTCGAAGGCTGCATGCCGATCGAGGTGATGGCCGCGAGAGGCGTCGAAACGCTGCGCTACGGGCCGATGAAGGGCGTTGGCCTAGACAATCCGTACGACACGACCAAGGAGCATCCGCAGGGTCGCTGGCCCTATGCTGTGGTGCAGCTGCGGCAGGACAACAAGCTTGGCACCCTGTGGAACATGGTCGGTTTCCAGACCAAGCTGAAATACGGCGCGCAGGTGGAGCTGTTCCGCACGATCCCCGGCCTGGAGAACGCCGAGTTCGCGCGGCTGGGCGGGCTGCACCGCAACACCTTCCTCAATTCGCCCGAACTGCTCGACCGCCAGCTGCGCCTGAAAAGCGCGCCGCACATTCGCTTCGCCGGACAGGTGACGGGCTGCGAAGGCTATGTGGAATCGAGCGCGGTCGGACTGCTCGCCGGGATGATGGCGGCGGCCGAACTGGCAGGCGAGGACTGGCAGGGCCCGCCCCGCACCAGCGCGATGGGGGCGCTGCTTTCGCACATAACCGGCGACGCGGAGGCCGACACCTACCAGCCGATGAACGTCAATTTCGGCCTGTTCCCGCCCCTGCTCGACGTGAAGAAGAAACAGCGCAAGGAAGCCTACACGGATCGCGCCAAGGCCGATTTCGGCGCGTGGCTGGCGGAAACGTCAACAGTGCCTGCCTGA
- the gyrA gene encoding DNA gyrase subunit A: MSDTTETPQLPASPEGDFGRIDIVEEMKTSYLDYAMSVIVSRALPDVRDGLKPVHRRILFASQESGFVAGRPYRKSAKIVGDVMGNYHPHGDSAIYDALARMTQDWSLRVPLVDGQGNFGSMDPDPPASMRYTEARLAKVANSLLDDLDKDTVDFAENYDGSREEPTVLPARFPNLLVNGAGGIAVGMATNIPPHNLGEVIDGCLAFIEDPGMTAEDLFRIIPGPDFPTAPLILGQSGAKAAYTTGRGSILMRCRHEIETKRGDRQSIVLTSIPFQVGKSNLVEKIAEAAKEKRIEGISDIRDESSREGVRVVVDLKRDATPEVVLNQIWRHTPAQSSFPANMLAIRGGRPEVLDLRDIIQAFIAFREQVITRRTKFELNKARDRAHILLGLVVAVSNLDEVVAIIRGASNPADARAKLLAREWPIGEIAQYLQLVEAIEASDFDSTGVYKLSERQVKAILDLRLHRLTALGRDEIGDELKELAHQIEYYLGILADRQKLYGVMKDELREIRDQYATPRISEIAPAWDGLDDEDLIEREEMVVTVTHGGYIKRTALSTFRAQARGGKGRAGMATKDEDAVVELFVTSTHNPVLFFTNTGRVYRMKVYKLPEGGPQTKGRPMVNLLPLGEDERVTNVLALPEDESEWEKLNIVFATEQGMVRRNSMDAFTNVPTAGKYAMGFVEGSGDRLIGVELLSEDQEIFLASDAGKAIRFAATDARETKSRTGIGVRGMALKGDAKVVSMAVLDSGEPDTEIRDRYLRAAAWKNNGAESDLDAERVADMAEAEEFILTLTANGYGKISSAYEYRTIGRGGQGLTNIGTPGDESRNGPVVASFPVKHGSQLMLVTDQAKLIRLPIDFRHLIPGGFEDHKGFSVYGRGSSGVRVFDVSKGEQIVGAALIDETAEPENEAEEAVAAEIEEQKEKVTQPYTTPHSDDDIAGEPDSD, from the coding sequence GTGAGCGACACCACGGAAACTCCCCAACTGCCCGCTAGCCCCGAAGGCGATTTCGGCCGGATCGACATCGTCGAGGAAATGAAGACGAGCTACCTCGATTACGCGATGAGCGTGATCGTCAGCCGCGCGCTGCCCGATGTGCGCGACGGGCTGAAGCCGGTCCACCGGCGCATCCTCTTCGCCAGCCAGGAAAGCGGGTTCGTCGCCGGGCGCCCCTATCGCAAGAGCGCCAAGATCGTCGGCGACGTGATGGGTAACTACCACCCGCACGGCGACAGCGCGATCTACGACGCGCTGGCCCGCATGACGCAGGACTGGTCGCTCCGGGTGCCGCTGGTCGATGGCCAGGGCAACTTCGGCAGCATGGACCCCGATCCGCCGGCATCGATGCGCTACACCGAAGCGCGGCTGGCCAAGGTCGCCAACTCGCTGCTCGACGACCTTGACAAGGACACGGTCGATTTCGCGGAGAACTACGACGGTTCGCGCGAGGAACCGACCGTACTTCCGGCCCGCTTCCCCAACCTGCTGGTCAACGGCGCGGGCGGCATCGCGGTCGGGATGGCGACCAACATCCCGCCGCACAACCTGGGCGAAGTGATCGACGGCTGCCTCGCCTTCATCGAAGACCCGGGCATGACGGCGGAAGACCTGTTCCGGATCATCCCCGGTCCCGACTTCCCCACCGCGCCGCTGATCCTCGGCCAGTCGGGCGCGAAGGCCGCGTATACCACCGGGCGCGGCAGCATCCTGATGCGCTGCCGCCACGAGATCGAGACCAAGCGCGGCGACCGCCAGAGCATCGTGCTGACATCCATCCCCTTCCAGGTGGGCAAGTCCAACCTGGTCGAGAAGATCGCCGAGGCAGCCAAGGAAAAGCGGATCGAGGGCATCTCCGACATCCGCGACGAATCGAGCCGCGAAGGCGTACGCGTGGTCGTGGACCTGAAGCGCGATGCGACGCCCGAAGTCGTGCTCAACCAGATCTGGCGCCACACGCCCGCACAATCCAGCTTCCCCGCCAACATGCTCGCCATTCGCGGCGGGCGACCGGAAGTGCTGGACCTGCGCGACATCATCCAGGCCTTCATCGCCTTCCGCGAGCAGGTCATCACACGGCGCACGAAGTTCGAACTGAACAAGGCGCGCGACCGGGCGCATATCCTGCTCGGCCTCGTGGTCGCCGTGTCCAACCTCGACGAGGTGGTCGCGATCATTCGCGGTGCTTCCAACCCGGCGGATGCCCGCGCCAAGCTGCTGGCGCGCGAATGGCCGATCGGCGAGATTGCGCAATACCTCCAGCTGGTCGAAGCCATCGAGGCGAGCGATTTCGATTCCACCGGCGTATACAAGCTGTCGGAACGGCAGGTGAAGGCCATCCTCGACCTGCGCCTGCACCGCCTGACCGCGCTCGGCCGCGACGAGATCGGCGACGAGCTGAAGGAACTCGCGCACCAGATCGAATACTATCTCGGCATCCTCGCCGACCGGCAGAAGCTCTACGGCGTGATGAAGGACGAACTGCGCGAGATCCGCGACCAGTACGCCACGCCGCGCATTTCCGAAATCGCGCCTGCATGGGACGGGCTGGACGACGAGGACCTGATCGAGCGCGAGGAGATGGTCGTGACCGTCACTCACGGCGGCTATATCAAGCGCACCGCGCTTTCCACGTTCCGCGCCCAGGCCCGCGGCGGCAAGGGCCGCGCCGGCATGGCAACGAAGGACGAGGATGCGGTTGTCGAACTCTTCGTCACCAGCACGCACAATCCGGTGTTGTTCTTCACCAACACCGGCCGCGTCTACCGCATGAAGGTCTACAAGCTGCCCGAAGGCGGCCCGCAGACCAAGGGCCGGCCGATGGTGAACCTGTTGCCGCTGGGCGAGGACGAGCGCGTGACCAACGTGCTCGCCCTGCCGGAAGACGAGAGCGAGTGGGAAAAGCTCAACATCGTCTTCGCCACCGAACAGGGCATGGTGCGCCGCAACTCCATGGATGCCTTCACCAACGTGCCGACGGCGGGCAAGTATGCGATGGGCTTCGTCGAAGGATCGGGCGACAGGCTGATCGGCGTCGAGCTGCTGAGCGAAGACCAGGAAATCTTCCTCGCCAGCGATGCCGGCAAGGCGATCCGCTTCGCCGCCACCGACGCGCGCGAAACCAAGAGCCGCACCGGCATCGGCGTGCGCGGCATGGCGTTGAAAGGCGATGCCAAGGTCGTCTCCATGGCGGTGCTGGATTCGGGCGAACCCGATACCGAGATCCGCGACCGCTACCTGCGCGCCGCGGCGTGGAAGAACAACGGCGCAGAAAGCGATCTCGATGCCGAACGCGTGGCCGACATGGCCGAGGCGGAGGAGTTCATCCTGACGCTGACCGCCAACGGCTATGGCAAGATCAGCTCGGCTTACGAATACCGCACCATCGGGCGCGGCGGGCAAGGCCTCACCAACATCGGCACGCCGGGCGACGAAAGCCGCAACGGGCCGGTGGTGGCGAGCTTCCCGGTGAAGCACGGGTCACAGCTGATGCTGGTGACCGACCAGGCCAAGCTGATCCGCCTGCCGATCGATTTCCGGCACCTGATCCCCGGCGGATTCGAGGATCACAAGGGCTTTAGCGTCTATGGGCGCGGCTCCTCCGGTGTCCGGGTCTTCGACGTCTCCAAGGGCGAACAGATCGTGGGCGCAGCGCTGATCGACGAAACCGCCGAGCCTGAAAACGAGGCGGAGGAAGCGGTCGCGGCGGAAATCGAGGAGCAGAAGGAAAAGGTCACGCAGCCTTACACGACGCCCCATTCCGACGACGATATTGCGGGCGAGCCCGACAGCGACTGA
- the lipA gene encoding lipoyl synthase yields MNDLASAPQPEKRPEERPVRQRKPDWIRVKAPVSKGYHETRKLMRDLSLNTVCEEAACPNIGECWTKKHATVMILGDVCTRACAFCNVKTGMPRIVDPMEPENTAIAAAQMGLNHIVITSVDRDDLPDGGAGQFVKVIKALRRETPDTTIEILTPDFRGKMRAAVEAICEAGPDVYNHNLETVPRLYPTIRPGARYYASLRLLEEVKSHDPMIFTKSGIMLGLGEQRLEVHQVMDDMRSADIDFITMGQYLQPTPRHAKVEDFVTPKQFDAYGAIARAKGFLQVASSPLTRSSYHAGDDFAKMKQAREDKLARVNR; encoded by the coding sequence ATGAACGACCTGGCCTCCGCCCCCCAGCCCGAAAAGCGCCCCGAAGAGCGTCCCGTGCGGCAGCGCAAGCCCGACTGGATCCGCGTGAAGGCTCCGGTCAGCAAGGGCTATCACGAGACGCGCAAGCTGATGCGTGATCTCAGCCTGAATACCGTGTGCGAAGAGGCGGCGTGCCCCAACATCGGCGAATGCTGGACCAAGAAGCACGCCACAGTGATGATCCTGGGCGACGTCTGCACCCGCGCCTGCGCCTTCTGCAACGTCAAGACCGGCATGCCGCGCATCGTCGACCCGATGGAGCCGGAGAATACCGCGATCGCGGCGGCGCAGATGGGGCTGAACCACATCGTCATCACCAGCGTGGACCGCGACGACCTGCCCGATGGCGGCGCGGGCCAGTTCGTGAAGGTGATCAAGGCGCTGCGGCGCGAGACGCCGGACACCACTATCGAAATCCTGACGCCCGACTTCCGCGGCAAGATGCGCGCGGCGGTGGAAGCGATCTGCGAGGCGGGGCCGGATGTCTACAACCACAACCTGGAGACCGTGCCGCGGCTTTATCCCACCATCCGCCCCGGCGCGCGCTACTACGCCTCGCTCCGGCTGCTGGAAGAGGTGAAGAGCCACGATCCGATGATCTTCACCAAGTCCGGCATCATGCTGGGCCTGGGCGAGCAGCGGCTGGAAGTGCACCAGGTGATGGACGACATGCGCAGCGCGGATATCGATTTCATCACCATGGGCCAGTACCTCCAGCCCACGCCGCGCCACGCGAAGGTGGAGGATTTCGTCACGCCCAAGCAGTTCGATGCCTACGGTGCGATCGCGCGGGCCAAGGGTTTCCTGCAGGTCGCCTCCAGCCCGCTCACTCGCTCGAGCTACCACGCGGGCGACGACTTTGCGAAAATGAAGCAGGCGCGCGAGGACAAGCTGGCTCGCGTAAACCGCTGA
- a CDS encoding lysoplasmalogenase family protein, with protein sequence MPKRALIQARPYLLFSLVAAILYWIYADENVGGLYLTLLKGVPLALLAVYALVRHHSTDAKMLAGVMALGSLGDMGVEIDWFWGGAAFFLGHAVAIGLYLRHRRPALASSQKVLVVALLLVTPVVSWLLSGSLDVGFYGLALGGMAAAAWASSFTRYRVGIGAVLFVISDLLIFARMGERIDPWLPNLLIWPTYYLGQFLICTGVIQALRRGDLEQRRGPFAKHH encoded by the coding sequence ATGCCCAAACGCGCCCTCATTCAAGCCCGTCCGTACCTGCTCTTCAGCCTCGTCGCGGCGATCCTTTACTGGATCTACGCCGACGAGAACGTGGGCGGCCTTTACCTGACCCTGCTCAAGGGCGTGCCGCTGGCGCTGTTGGCGGTTTATGCGCTGGTTCGCCACCATTCGACCGATGCGAAGATGCTGGCGGGAGTGATGGCGCTGGGCTCTCTCGGCGACATGGGGGTGGAAATCGACTGGTTCTGGGGCGGGGCTGCCTTCTTCCTCGGCCACGCTGTCGCCATCGGCCTGTACCTGAGGCACCGGCGGCCGGCGCTTGCCAGCAGCCAGAAAGTGCTCGTTGTCGCACTGCTGCTGGTGACACCCGTCGTCTCGTGGCTGCTCAGCGGCAGTCTCGACGTCGGCTTCTACGGCCTGGCGCTGGGCGGCATGGCTGCCGCTGCGTGGGCGAGCTCGTTTACCCGATACCGTGTCGGCATCGGCGCGGTGCTGTTCGTGATTTCCGACCTGCTGATCTTCGCCCGCATGGGCGAGCGGATCGATCCGTGGCTGCCCAACCTGCTTATATGGCCGACCTACTACCTCGGCCAGTTCCTCATCTGCACCGGTGTGATCCAGGCGCTGCGGCGGGGCGACCTGGAACAGCGACGGGGGCCTTTCGCGAAACACCATTGA
- a CDS encoding NYN domain-containing protein — MAEQTLKNIALLIDADNTTPQGIDPVLTVMAELGQVNIRRAYGNFAKDNLSRWDKITNKFGIRPQQQFDVSKGKNATDMAMTIDAIDLLYQGKVDGFGLMTSDSDFTPLVTRLRQDGIVVYGFGEKKTPDAFKSVCTRFIDINQLIANNADDKPNGKAPRNKPTDDDDLMELIGAAYKEAKKDQNGFAKLQAVGQIAGNRSSFDVRNYGYKSLSELFGSLDNFVVDRDDSNQVLIKRLR; from the coding sequence ATGGCTGAACAGACCCTCAAGAACATCGCTCTGCTGATCGACGCGGACAACACCACGCCGCAGGGCATCGACCCGGTCCTCACGGTCATGGCGGAGCTGGGGCAGGTCAACATCCGCCGCGCCTATGGCAATTTCGCCAAGGACAATCTTTCCCGCTGGGACAAGATCACCAACAAGTTCGGCATCCGCCCGCAGCAACAATTCGACGTGTCGAAGGGAAAAAACGCCACCGACATGGCGATGACCATCGACGCCATCGACCTGCTTTACCAGGGCAAGGTCGACGGCTTCGGCCTAATGACCAGCGACAGCGATTTCACCCCGCTCGTCACCCGGCTGCGGCAGGATGGCATCGTCGTCTATGGCTTTGGCGAGAAAAAGACGCCGGACGCGTTCAAGTCGGTCTGCACGCGCTTCATCGATATCAACCAGCTGATCGCCAACAATGCGGATGACAAGCCGAACGGCAAGGCCCCGCGCAACAAGCCGACCGACGACGACGACCTGATGGAGCTGATCGGGGCCGCGTACAAGGAGGCGAAGAAGGACCAGAACGGCTTCGCCAAGCTGCAGGCGGTGGGCCAGATCGCCGGCAATCGCTCCAGCTTCGACGTGCGCAACTACGGCTACAAGAGTCTGTCCGAACTCTTCGGCAGCCTCGACAATTTCGTGGTCGACCGGGACGACAGCAATCAGGTCCTGATAAAGCGGCTGCGTTAG
- a CDS encoding carbonic anhydrase yields the protein MTTTNAMDELVAGYRRFHETGYAAEHERWASLKEGQSPRTMVISCSDSRVDPAQIFDVSPGELFVVRNVAALAPPYETSPGQHGVSAALEFAVQFLKVEQVVVMGHGMCGGCQAALTRDLHGNALGEGGFVANWVHMLDDARDPIAEQMGTTGRDAERAMELAAVKVSIANLRTFPYVKEKEAAGELAVRGAYFAITDGILYLLDEDSGEFRPAAD from the coding sequence ATGACCACGACAAACGCGATGGACGAGCTTGTCGCCGGGTACCGGCGCTTCCACGAAACGGGCTATGCCGCAGAGCATGAGCGGTGGGCCTCCCTGAAAGAAGGCCAGTCGCCGCGCACGATGGTGATCTCGTGCTCGGACAGCCGGGTCGATCCGGCGCAGATTTTCGACGTATCGCCGGGCGAGCTGTTCGTGGTCCGCAACGTGGCCGCCCTCGCCCCGCCGTACGAAACCAGCCCCGGCCAGCACGGTGTGTCCGCCGCGCTCGAATTCGCCGTGCAGTTCCTGAAAGTGGAGCAGGTCGTGGTGATGGGACACGGCATGTGCGGCGGCTGCCAGGCGGCGCTGACCCGCGACCTGCACGGCAACGCGCTGGGCGAAGGCGGGTTCGTCGCCAACTGGGTCCACATGCTCGACGATGCGCGCGATCCGATCGCCGAGCAAATGGGCACCACCGGGCGCGACGCCGAACGGGCGATGGAGCTTGCCGCAGTCAAGGTCAGCATCGCGAACCTGCGCACCTTCCCTTATGTGAAGGAGAAGGAGGCCGCAGGCGAACTGGCCGTGCGCGGCGCCTATTTCGCCATCACCGACGGCATCCTCTACCTGCTCGACGAAGACAGCGGCGAATTCCGGCCGGCGGCCGACTGA